A single Dechloromonas denitrificans DNA region contains:
- a CDS encoding surface-adhesin E family protein, with amino-acid sequence MRLLRIAALLATLPLSVAAAPTWQTISSEPGKRIELDRTSIKREGNIVQAQGRIVLEKELIDIRSGGGYRIIEAITRYDCGSRNANTIKRIYKKNENETVREEELKGGQVPVRSGTLDDKVLREVCRPPKEGQAELAQKANEAAGQLKEANEALLKKEMSKTEKSRPMKANDTEQPAVPSIKPNLKATAESAKAQMPAAEKATAPHIAVPSAAATKPRRGAKSGGYMLELAEAEPARQHAGIHWDYEGTGGPENWSKLDPKNTACAIGQRQSPIDIRDGIKVDVEPIVFKYRPSTFRIVDNGHTVQVAVGDNSISLTGKTYELVQFHFHRPSEEKVNGQRFEMVVHLVHKADDGQLAVVAVLLERGPENPFIQTLWNNLPLERHLEVSPPTALIDPATILPGARSYYTYMGSLTTPPCTEGVLWLVMKQPVQVSEEQISIFSRLYRNNARPIQPAAGRLIKEGR; translated from the coding sequence ATGCGCTTATTGAGAATTGCCGCTCTCCTGGCCACCCTGCCATTGAGCGTTGCGGCGGCACCAACCTGGCAGACCATATCGTCCGAGCCGGGCAAGCGTATCGAACTCGACCGCACCAGCATCAAGCGCGAAGGCAACATCGTCCAGGCCCAGGGGCGGATCGTTCTCGAGAAGGAACTGATCGACATCCGCTCCGGTGGCGGCTATCGGATCATCGAGGCGATCACCCGCTATGACTGCGGATCGCGCAATGCCAACACGATCAAGCGGATCTACAAGAAAAACGAAAACGAAACGGTCCGCGAAGAAGAACTGAAGGGCGGCCAAGTGCCGGTGCGGAGCGGCACGCTCGACGACAAGGTCCTGCGCGAAGTCTGCCGGCCGCCCAAGGAAGGTCAGGCGGAACTGGCACAGAAGGCCAACGAGGCAGCCGGCCAGTTGAAGGAGGCCAACGAGGCACTGCTCAAGAAGGAAATGTCCAAGACGGAAAAATCGCGCCCGATGAAGGCCAACGATACCGAGCAGCCGGCCGTACCGTCGATCAAACCCAACTTGAAGGCAACCGCGGAGTCCGCGAAAGCACAGATGCCGGCGGCCGAAAAAGCGACCGCCCCGCACATTGCCGTGCCAAGCGCGGCGGCCACCAAGCCCCGGCGCGGGGCAAAATCCGGCGGCTACATGCTGGAGCTGGCCGAAGCCGAGCCAGCCCGCCAACACGCCGGCATCCACTGGGATTACGAGGGGACAGGGGGGCCGGAAAACTGGTCCAAACTCGACCCGAAAAACACCGCCTGCGCGATCGGCCAGCGTCAGTCGCCGATCGACATCCGGGATGGGATCAAGGTCGATGTCGAGCCGATTGTCTTCAAGTACCGGCCGTCGACTTTCCGCATCGTCGATAACGGCCACACTGTTCAGGTCGCCGTCGGCGACAATTCGATTTCCCTGACCGGCAAGACCTACGAACTGGTGCAGTTCCATTTCCATCGCCCCTCCGAAGAAAAGGTCAATGGCCAGCGTTTCGAGATGGTCGTCCATCTGGTGCACAAGGCCGATGACGGTCAGCTGGCTGTCGTTGCCGTGCTACTCGAACGCGGCCCGGAAAATCCGTTCATCCAGACGCTGTGGAACAACCTGCCGCTCGAGCGGCATCTCGAAGTCTCGCCGCCGACGGCACTGATCGATCCGGCGACGATCTTGCCCGGCGCCCGCAGCTATTACACCTACATGGGTTCGCTGACGACGCCGCCGTGCACCGAGGGCGTGCTGTGGCTGGTCATGAAGCAGCCGGTTCAGGTATCGGAGGAGCAGATCAGCATCTTCTCCCGGCTGTACAGGAACAATGCCCGACCGATCCAGCCGGCGGCAGGCCGCCTGATCAAGGAAGGTCGTTGA
- a CDS encoding TetR/AcrR family transcriptional regulator — MPYSPAPRKRRKDARPSELSAAALSLFVEKGFAATRLEDIAARAGVSKGTLYLYFDGKEALFKAVIQDGIVPVVAENEAIAARHTGSTFLLLEKLLDNWWAAIGQTDFAGIPKLMVAEARNFPEVAQFYYENVIRRARTLVGNTLERGMAAGEFRRMDVETTIDVIIAPILMLLIWRFSMANCQSGEADAGLYLRIHMDLLRQGLRASQV; from the coding sequence ATGCCTTACAGCCCCGCCCCCCGCAAACGCCGCAAAGATGCCCGCCCCTCGGAACTGAGCGCGGCCGCCTTGTCGCTGTTTGTCGAAAAAGGCTTTGCTGCCACGCGCCTCGAAGACATCGCGGCCCGCGCCGGCGTTTCCAAAGGCACGCTCTATCTCTATTTCGACGGCAAGGAAGCCTTGTTCAAGGCGGTCATCCAGGACGGAATCGTGCCCGTCGTGGCCGAAAACGAGGCAATTGCCGCCCGCCATACCGGATCGACCTTCCTGTTGCTGGAAAAGCTGCTCGACAATTGGTGGGCAGCCATCGGCCAGACCGATTTCGCTGGCATTCCCAAACTGATGGTGGCCGAGGCCCGCAACTTCCCCGAGGTGGCGCAGTTTTATTACGAGAACGTTATTCGACGCGCCCGCACACTGGTTGGCAACACCCTCGAACGCGGCATGGCTGCGGGTGAATTCCGGCGAATGGATGTCGAAACCACCATCGATGTCATCATCGCCCCGATCCTGATGCTGCTCATCTGGCGCTTTTCGATGGCCAACTGCCAGAGTGGCGAGGCCGACGCCGGGCTTTACCTGCGAATTCACATGGACCTGCTGCGCCAAGGCTTGCGTGCGAGTCAGGTATAA
- a CDS encoding protein-L-isoaspartate O-methyltransferase family protein — protein MNIEQARFNMIEQQIRPWEVLDQQVLDLLFVVKREDFAPPAYRSLAFADLEIPLGSGQVMLAPKIEAKMLQELAIKKTDKVLEIGTGSGYMAALLAARAEHVVSVEARPELAEFAKQNLARSGVTNVTVETGNGVNGWAQGGPYDAIVVSGSVPVLPDALLKQLRVGGRLTVVVGDAPVMEAQLITCTAEGVYNTVNLFETVIPPLDGVAAKESFSL, from the coding sequence ATGAATATCGAGCAAGCGCGCTTCAACATGATTGAACAGCAGATCCGGCCTTGGGAAGTTCTGGATCAGCAGGTTCTCGATCTGCTTTTCGTCGTCAAGCGCGAGGATTTCGCTCCGCCCGCCTATCGCAGTCTGGCCTTCGCCGATCTGGAAATTCCGCTGGGCAGCGGCCAGGTCATGCTGGCCCCGAAGATCGAAGCCAAGATGTTGCAGGAACTGGCCATCAAGAAAACCGACAAGGTGCTCGAGATCGGCACCGGCAGCGGCTACATGGCCGCCCTGCTGGCCGCTCGCGCCGAGCACGTGGTCAGCGTCGAAGCGCGTCCCGAACTGGCTGAATTCGCCAAGCAGAATCTGGCGCGCAGCGGCGTCACCAACGTCACCGTCGAAACCGGCAACGGCGTCAATGGCTGGGCGCAAGGCGGCCCCTACGATGCCATCGTCGTCTCCGGCTCGGTTCCGGTCCTGCCCGACGCACTGCTCAAGCAGTTGCGCGTCGGTGGCCGCCTGACGGTAGTGGTTGGCGACGCTCCGGTGATGGAAGCGCAATTGATCACCTGCACCGCCGAAGGCGTATACAACACCGTCAATCTGTTTGAAACGGTGATTCCGCCGCTCGACGGCGTCGCCGCCAAGGAAAGCTTCTCGTTGTGA
- a CDS encoding rhodanese-like domain-containing protein: protein MDQVRASQVAAWLADESRPSPVLLDVREPWEFEICHLEGARHIPMHLVPVRCAELDPEQEIVVICHHGARSFQVAMFLENRGFGAVHNLAGGVEAWATEVDPTMCRY, encoded by the coding sequence ATTGATCAGGTTCGCGCCTCACAGGTTGCCGCGTGGCTGGCCGACGAGAGTCGGCCCAGCCCGGTGCTGCTCGATGTACGCGAACCCTGGGAATTCGAGATCTGCCATCTGGAAGGCGCCCGGCACATCCCGATGCATCTCGTGCCCGTCCGTTGCGCCGAGCTGGATCCCGAGCAGGAAATCGTCGTCATCTGCCATCACGGCGCCCGCAGTTTTCAGGTTGCAATGTTCCTCGAGAACCGGGGTTTTGGCGCCGTCCATAATCTGGCGGGCGGTGTCGAGGCCTGGGCGACGGAAGTTGACCCAACCATGTGTCGTTACTGA
- a CDS encoding TolC family outer membrane protein, translated as MKKLAWMLLSPLLASPLHAADLMQVYRAAQDNDPTFAAARATLDAGREKMPQGRAGLLPSLTLSGNTVWNQNEIAAHNGATFAKPNFNSNGYQLTLSQPLFRWQNWVTYDQSKIQVAQAEANFAQARQDLILRVAQAYFDVTYTIENLRAVRANKTAIAQQLESAKKNFEVGTATITDSHEAQARYDLAIAQEIAAESDFEIKQHALQAIIGREAGGLAAPRKDAELTPPQPNDMNQWVAAAEKDSITVQIQQAAADIAAREVDKQRAGHYPTVDLVANQGYSKSYASTTLGMLDTDYKNVGLQLNIPLYLGGQVVSRQREAAANRSAAQSNLETARRGAALAARQYYLGVANGLAQVRALKAALVSSQSALESNKLGYEVGVRINIDVLNAENQVYVTRRDLAKATLDTLLSQLRLKAAVGSLGDDDVAQINALLDPGTAQ; from the coding sequence ATGAAAAAGCTCGCCTGGATGTTGCTCTCCCCCCTGCTCGCCTCGCCGCTTCATGCCGCCGACCTGATGCAGGTCTACCGGGCGGCGCAGGATAACGACCCGACTTTCGCCGCGGCCCGGGCGACACTCGATGCCGGCCGGGAAAAGATGCCGCAGGGCCGGGCCGGCCTGTTGCCCAGCCTGACGCTGTCGGGCAACACGGTGTGGAACCAGAACGAGATCGCAGCCCATAACGGCGCCACCTTCGCGAAACCGAATTTCAACTCCAATGGCTATCAGCTGACGCTTTCCCAGCCGCTGTTCCGCTGGCAGAACTGGGTCACCTACGACCAGTCGAAAATTCAGGTCGCCCAGGCCGAGGCCAACTTCGCCCAGGCCAGACAGGATTTGATCCTGCGGGTCGCCCAGGCCTATTTCGATGTCACTTATACGATCGAGAACCTGAGGGCCGTGCGCGCCAACAAGACCGCCATCGCCCAGCAGCTCGAATCAGCGAAAAAGAATTTCGAGGTCGGCACCGCAACCATCACCGACAGCCATGAAGCACAGGCCCGCTACGATCTGGCCATCGCCCAGGAAATCGCCGCGGAAAGCGATTTCGAAATCAAGCAGCATGCGCTGCAGGCCATCATTGGCCGGGAAGCCGGCGGGCTCGCGGCGCCGCGCAAAGATGCCGAACTCACCCCGCCACAACCGAATGACATGAACCAATGGGTTGCGGCAGCTGAAAAAGACAGCATCACCGTACAGATTCAACAGGCTGCCGCCGACATTGCCGCCCGCGAAGTGGACAAGCAACGGGCCGGGCACTATCCAACCGTCGATCTGGTGGCCAACCAAGGCTACTCGAAGTCATATGCCTCGACCACGCTGGGCATGCTCGACACCGACTACAAAAATGTCGGTCTGCAACTGAACATCCCGCTCTATCTCGGCGGCCAAGTGGTTTCCCGCCAACGTGAAGCGGCGGCCAACCGCAGTGCGGCTCAATCCAATCTGGAAACGGCTCGGCGCGGCGCGGCGCTTGCCGCCCGGCAGTATTACCTCGGCGTCGCCAATGGCCTGGCTCAGGTCCGGGCACTGAAGGCAGCGCTGGTTTCATCGCAGTCGGCTCTCGAATCGAACAAGCTCGGCTACGAAGTGGGCGTGCGCATCAATATCGACGTGCTGAATGCCGAAAACCAAGTTTATGTAACGCGCCGCGATCTGGCCAAGGCCACGCTCGATACCCTGCTTTCGCAGCTACGGCTGAAGGCGGCCGTCGGTTCGCTGGGTGACGACGATGTCGCCCAGATCAACGCGCTGCTTGATCCAGGCACTGCGCAATAA
- the waaA gene encoding lipid IV(A) 3-deoxy-D-manno-octulosonic acid transferase, protein MARLLYSLFLYLITPLIWLRLLWRGRKQAEYLQHLGERYGFYRQPVPEKLIWVHAVSVGETRAAQPLIEGLQACWPGHRILLTGMTPTGREAGRQVYGERVIWAYLPYDYPGAVARFFRHFSPAFGILMETEIWPNLLAAAQARQVPVMLANARLSARSARGYGKLAALVRPAFAALSGVAAQTTGDAERIAALGARQLAVCGNLKFDVTPAADNIALGQRWRAVIGQRPVWLAASTREGEEPLILEAWRAVRVPEALLVLVPRHPQRFAEVDGLLGQQGLRVVRRSTGLPQPDTQVWLGDSMGEMAAYFTLADLAFIGGSLLPLGGQNLIEAAACACPVLVGPHTFNFLQATEDAIAAGAARRVDSPAALGAAVDQLLREALELAAMRQAASRFAQSHQGATKRMLEFIAQCLDQAAR, encoded by the coding sequence ATGGCCCGCCTGCTCTATTCCCTGTTCCTCTACCTGATCACGCCGCTGATCTGGCTGCGCCTGCTCTGGCGCGGGCGCAAGCAAGCGGAATACTTGCAGCATCTTGGCGAGCGTTACGGGTTTTATCGCCAGCCGGTGCCGGAAAAACTGATCTGGGTGCATGCCGTTTCGGTTGGCGAAACGCGCGCCGCCCAACCGTTGATCGAAGGCCTGCAAGCCTGCTGGCCGGGGCATCGCATCCTGCTCACCGGGATGACGCCGACCGGCCGCGAGGCGGGTCGGCAGGTTTATGGCGAGAGGGTGATCTGGGCCTATCTGCCCTATGACTACCCGGGCGCCGTGGCACGGTTTTTCCGACACTTCTCGCCCGCCTTTGGCATTCTGATGGAAACCGAAATCTGGCCCAACCTGCTGGCCGCTGCCCAAGCCCGTCAAGTCCCGGTGATGCTGGCCAACGCCCGCTTGTCGGCCCGTTCGGCGCGCGGCTACGGCAAGCTCGCGGCGCTGGTCCGGCCGGCATTTGCCGCGTTGAGCGGGGTGGCCGCGCAGACGACTGGCGATGCCGAGCGGATAGCTGCGCTCGGCGCCCGCCAGCTGGCGGTCTGCGGCAATCTGAAATTCGATGTCACGCCTGCCGCCGACAACATCGCGCTTGGCCAGCGCTGGCGCGCCGTCATCGGGCAGCGCCCGGTGTGGCTGGCGGCCAGCACCCGCGAGGGCGAGGAGCCGCTGATACTCGAAGCCTGGCGCGCCGTTCGGGTGCCGGAGGCATTGTTGGTGCTGGTGCCGCGTCATCCGCAACGTTTTGCCGAAGTGGATGGCTTGCTCGGCCAGCAGGGTTTGCGGGTTGTCCGGCGGAGCACCGGCCTGCCGCAGCCTGATACGCAGGTCTGGCTGGGCGACAGCATGGGCGAAATGGCCGCCTATTTCACGCTGGCCGATCTCGCCTTCATCGGTGGCAGCCTGTTGCCGCTTGGCGGGCAGAATCTGATCGAGGCGGCGGCCTGTGCTTGCCCGGTGCTGGTCGGGCCGCATACCTTCAACTTCCTGCAGGCCACCGAGGATGCCATCGCGGCCGGCGCGGCGCGGCGCGTCGACAGTCCGGCGGCGCTTGGCGCAGCGGTTGATCAGCTATTGCGGGAGGCGCTGGAGTTGGCGGCGATGCGTCAGGCCGCCAGCCGTTTCGCCCAGTCGCACCAGGGGGCGACCAAGCGCATGCTGGAATTTATTGCGCAGTGCCTGGATCAAGCAGCGCGTTGA
- the waaC gene encoding lipopolysaccharide heptosyltransferase I translates to MKTSSLGDVIHNLPVVSDIKRHFPDAAVDWCVEESFAAIPRLHPGVDQIIPVAIRRWRKKLLSGVTWREISAFGRLIQRERYDLVIDTQGLIKSAFIARRARGPLAGYAADSAREPLAASLYCRHFSISRDLHAVVRNRQLAGAALGYAVEGGPDYGIAVAPSGADWLPPAPYVVFLTASSRDDKLWPDEHWLELGRALHARGIHAVLPAGTQPERERAARLAAGIPGAVAAPPLSIPDLAAVLAGARAAIGVDTGLTHLAVALDIPTVALYTATDPGLTGVLGTGFCRNLGGKAQIPDVAAVLAELQPVLA, encoded by the coding sequence GTGAAAACTTCCTCACTCGGCGACGTTATCCACAATTTGCCCGTGGTTAGCGACATCAAGCGGCATTTTCCCGATGCTGCAGTGGACTGGTGCGTCGAAGAAAGTTTCGCGGCCATCCCGCGCCTGCATCCCGGCGTCGACCAAATCATCCCGGTCGCCATCCGGCGCTGGCGCAAGAAGCTGTTGAGCGGCGTGACCTGGCGCGAGATTTCGGCTTTCGGCCGGCTTATCCAGCGCGAGCGCTACGATCTGGTGATCGATACGCAAGGCCTGATCAAGAGCGCCTTCATCGCCCGTCGGGCGCGCGGCCCCTTGGCCGGCTATGCCGCCGATTCGGCGCGCGAACCGCTGGCGGCCAGCCTCTACTGCCGGCACTTCAGCATTTCCCGCGACCTGCACGCCGTGGTGCGCAATCGCCAGCTGGCCGGTGCGGCGCTCGGCTACGCCGTCGAAGGCGGCCCGGATTACGGCATTGCGGTGGCGCCGTCAGGTGCCGACTGGCTGCCGCCCGCGCCTTACGTCGTCTTCCTGACCGCCAGCAGTCGCGACGACAAGCTGTGGCCGGACGAACACTGGCTGGAACTCGGCCGGGCCTTGCACGCCCGCGGCATCCACGCGGTGCTGCCGGCCGGCACGCAACCCGAGCGCGAGCGGGCGGCCCGGTTGGCGGCCGGCATTCCCGGTGCCGTCGCCGCGCCGCCGCTGTCTATCCCGGATCTGGCCGCCGTGCTGGCCGGAGCACGCGCCGCGATCGGCGTCGATACCGGCCTGACCCACCTTGCCGTCGCGCTGGATATCCCGACCGTGGCGCTGTATACCGCGACCGATCCCGGCCTGACCGGCGTGCTCGGCACCGGCTTTTGCCGCAACCTCGGCGGCAAGGCGCAGATTCCGGACGTCGCCGCCGTGCTCGCCGAACTGCAGCCGGTGCTCGCCTGA
- a CDS encoding glycosyltransferase family 2 protein has protein sequence MPISRQPLSVAIITLNAASQLAACLHSARFADEIVVVDSGSTDGTQALAVQHGARVIQQEWLGFGRQKQFAVEAAQHDWVLCLDADERVTPDLQASIEQTLQAPATGAFRSPRCNRFLGRYLKHGEGYPDWSLRLFDRRQARWSNDAVHEKVETDCPIGELAGDLLHDSAESLASYLTKQNRYTTLAAEMALASGKRASFGRIVVSPLIRFIKFYLIRQGFRDGLPGLIHITIGCFNSFIKYSKMLERQNSDAALR, from the coding sequence ATGCCCATCTCGCGCCAGCCGCTTTCTGTTGCCATCATTACGCTGAATGCGGCCTCGCAGCTGGCGGCATGCCTGCACAGCGCGCGCTTCGCCGACGAGATCGTGGTCGTCGATTCCGGCAGTACGGATGGCACCCAGGCGCTGGCCGTGCAGCATGGCGCCCGGGTCATTCAGCAGGAATGGCTGGGTTTCGGGCGGCAAAAACAGTTTGCCGTCGAGGCTGCGCAACACGACTGGGTGCTCTGCCTGGATGCCGACGAACGGGTCACGCCCGACTTGCAGGCGAGCATCGAACAAACCCTGCAAGCCCCGGCCACCGGCGCCTTCCGTTCCCCCCGCTGCAACCGCTTTCTCGGCCGCTATCTGAAGCACGGCGAGGGCTACCCGGACTGGAGTTTGCGGCTGTTCGACCGCCGCCAGGCCCGCTGGTCGAATGATGCAGTGCACGAAAAAGTCGAGACCGATTGCCCGATCGGCGAGTTGGCCGGCGACCTGCTGCACGACTCGGCCGAATCGCTGGCCAGCTACCTGACCAAGCAGAACCGCTACACGACGCTGGCCGCCGAGATGGCGCTGGCCTCTGGCAAGCGGGCGAGCTTTGGGCGCATCGTCGTCAGCCCGCTGATCCGCTTCATCAAGTTCTATCTGATCCGCCAGGGTTTTCGCGACGGCCTGCCCGGACTGATCCACATCACCATCGGCTGTTTCAACAGCTTCATCAAATATTCCAAAATGCTGGAGCGCCAGAATTCCGATGCTGCGCTGCGGTAA
- a CDS encoding NAD-dependent epimerase, with product MKILVTGAAGFIGMTASLRLLARGDEVVGLDNLNDYYEVSLKENRLARLTGHANFRFVKLDVGDRAGMEALFAAEKFDKVIHLAAQAGVRYSIQNPHAYVDSNLVGFINILEGCRHHKVQHLVYASSSSVYGGNTKMPFSEHDSVDHPVSLYAATKKANELMAHTYSHLYGLPTTGLRFFTVYGPWGRPDMALFLFTKAILEGRPIDVFNHGNMKRDFTYVDDIVEGVIRVLDKTAAANPAYEAISADPASSNVPYRVFNIGNNNPVQLLDFIGAIENALGQKAEKRLLPLQDGDVPATFANTDLLNDWVGFVPGTTVQEGVSRFIAWYRDYYKV from the coding sequence GTGAAAATTCTCGTGACCGGCGCCGCCGGATTTATCGGCATGACTGCCTCTCTGCGCCTGCTGGCGCGTGGCGACGAAGTGGTCGGCCTCGACAACCTGAACGATTATTACGAAGTCAGCCTGAAGGAAAACCGGCTGGCCCGCCTGACCGGTCACGCCAATTTTCGCTTCGTCAAGCTGGATGTCGGCGACCGGGCCGGCATGGAAGCGCTGTTCGCCGCCGAGAAGTTCGACAAGGTGATCCACCTCGCCGCCCAGGCCGGCGTCCGCTATTCGATCCAGAACCCGCACGCCTACGTGGACAGCAATCTGGTCGGCTTCATCAACATTCTCGAAGGCTGCCGCCACCACAAGGTGCAGCATCTGGTCTACGCCTCCAGCTCGAGCGTCTACGGCGGCAACACCAAGATGCCGTTCTCCGAGCATGACAGCGTCGATCACCCGGTCAGCCTGTACGCCGCGACCAAGAAGGCCAACGAGCTGATGGCCCACACCTACAGCCACCTCTACGGGCTGCCGACCACCGGCCTGCGCTTCTTCACCGTCTATGGCCCGTGGGGCCGGCCGGACATGGCGCTGTTCCTGTTCACCAAGGCCATCCTCGAAGGCCGGCCGATCGACGTCTTCAACCACGGCAACATGAAACGCGACTTCACCTACGTCGATGACATCGTCGAAGGCGTGATCCGCGTCCTCGACAAGACCGCCGCCGCCAACCCAGCCTACGAGGCGATTTCCGCCGACCCGGCAAGCAGCAACGTGCCGTACCGCGTGTTCAACATTGGCAACAACAATCCGGTACAACTGCTCGATTTCATCGGCGCCATCGAGAATGCCCTCGGCCAGAAAGCCGAGAAGCGCCTGTTGCCGCTGCAGGACGGCGATGTCCCGGCGACCTTCGCCAACACCGATCTGCTCAACGACTGGGTCGGTTTCGTCCCGGGCACCACCGTCCAGGAAGGCGTCAGCCGCTTCATCGCCTGGTATCGCGATTACTACAAGGTTTAA
- the glmS gene encoding glutamine--fructose-6-phosphate transaminase (isomerizing), whose amino-acid sequence MCGIVAAAAGSNIVPVLVEGLKKLEYRGYDSAGLAVIQGDHIERVRSVGRVAELEAASASTSAVTGIAHTRWATHGVPCERNAHPHISNSIAVVHNGIIENYESLRRELVAQGYVFTSDTDTESIAHLIDATLKSEPDLFAAVRIACRRLVGAYAIAVIDHRQPGKVVVAREGSPLLLGVSETGNYAASDASALLQVTRNMVYLENGDIAELTAASVRITRLDGTPVDRPVHVSQLSAAAVELGNYQHYMQKEIFEQPEALANTLEIVGGSKTIQPGIFGAEAATMLDDVDSILILACGTSSHSGYTARYWLEAIAGVPCTVEIASEYRYRTSVPNPRQLIVAISQSGETADTLAALRHAKSLGQGKTLAICNVPESAIVRECTLRFITRAGPEIGVASTKAFTTQLAALFVLTLVMAKVKQRLSAEQESAYIDQLRHLPVAVNKVLELESEIKVWAQRFADKHHALFLGRGRHFPIAMEGALKLKEISYIHAEAYPAGELKHGPLALVDANMPVISVAPNDQLLDKLKSNLREVQARGGELYVFADADSEIAESEGVHILRLPEHYGELSPILHVIPLQLLSYHAALVKGTDVDKPRNLAKSVTVE is encoded by the coding sequence ATGTGCGGCATCGTCGCGGCAGCAGCCGGCAGCAACATCGTTCCCGTTCTGGTCGAGGGCCTGAAGAAGCTCGAATACCGGGGCTATGACTCGGCCGGACTGGCCGTCATCCAGGGCGATCATATCGAACGCGTCCGTTCGGTCGGACGGGTCGCCGAACTCGAAGCCGCCTCGGCCAGCACCAGTGCCGTCACCGGCATCGCCCACACGCGCTGGGCGACGCACGGCGTGCCGTGCGAGCGCAATGCCCACCCGCATATTTCCAATTCGATCGCCGTCGTCCATAACGGCATCATCGAAAACTACGAAAGCCTGCGTCGCGAACTGGTCGCCCAGGGTTATGTCTTCACCTCCGATACCGACACCGAAAGCATCGCCCACCTGATCGATGCCACGCTGAAAAGCGAGCCCGACCTGTTCGCCGCAGTGCGGATCGCCTGCCGCCGCCTGGTCGGCGCCTATGCCATCGCGGTCATCGACCACCGGCAGCCCGGCAAGGTCGTCGTTGCCCGCGAAGGTTCGCCGCTCCTGCTCGGTGTGTCCGAGACCGGCAACTACGCCGCTTCCGACGCTTCGGCCCTGCTTCAGGTCACCCGCAACATGGTCTACCTGGAAAACGGCGACATTGCCGAGTTGACCGCAGCATCGGTCAGGATCACCCGTCTCGACGGCACGCCGGTCGACCGTCCGGTGCATGTCTCCCAGCTCTCCGCCGCCGCGGTCGAACTCGGCAATTACCAGCACTACATGCAGAAGGAAATCTTCGAGCAGCCGGAAGCACTGGCCAACACGCTGGAAATCGTCGGCGGCAGCAAGACCATCCAGCCCGGCATTTTCGGGGCAGAAGCCGCCACGATGCTCGACGATGTCGACTCGATCCTGATTCTCGCCTGCGGCACCAGCAGCCACTCCGGCTACACCGCCCGCTACTGGCTCGAAGCGATTGCCGGCGTGCCGTGTACTGTCGAGATCGCCAGCGAGTACCGTTATCGCACCTCGGTGCCCAATCCCCGCCAACTGATCGTCGCCATTTCCCAGTCCGGCGAAACCGCCGACACGCTGGCCGCCTTGCGCCACGCCAAGTCGCTTGGCCAGGGCAAGACGCTGGCCATCTGCAACGTGCCGGAATCGGCCATCGTCCGCGAATGCACGCTGCGCTTCATCACCCGCGCCGGCCCGGAAATCGGCGTCGCCTCGACCAAGGCCTTCACCACCCAGCTTGCTGCGCTGTTCGTGCTGACGCTGGTCATGGCCAAGGTCAAGCAGCGCCTGAGCGCCGAGCAGGAAAGCGCCTATATCGACCAGTTGCGCCACCTGCCGGTCGCGGTGAACAAAGTGCTCGAACTGGAAAGCGAGATCAAGGTCTGGGCCCAGCGCTTTGCCGACAAGCATCACGCCCTCTTCCTCGGCCGTGGCCGGCACTTCCCGATCGCCATGGAAGGCGCCCTGAAGCTCAAGGAAATCTCCTACATCCACGCCGAGGCCTATCCGGCCGGCGAGCTCAAGCATGGCCCGCTGGCGCTGGTCGATGCCAACATGCCGGTGATTTCCGTCGCCCCGAACGACCAGTTGCTCGACAAGCTGAAATCGAACCTGCGGGAAGTCCAGGCCCGCGGCGGCGAACTCTATGTCTTCGCCGACGCCGATTCGGAAATCGCCGAGTCGGAAGGCGTCCATATCCTCCGCCTGCCCGAACATTACGGCGAACTGTCGCCGATTCTGCACGTCATCCCGCTGCAACTGCTGTCCTATCACGCCGCGCTGGTCAAGGGTACGGACGTGGACAAGCCGCGCAATCTGGCCAAGAGCGTCACCGTCGAATAA